One window of Nymphaea colorata isolate Beijing-Zhang1983 chromosome 1, ASM883128v2, whole genome shotgun sequence genomic DNA carries:
- the LOC116265773 gene encoding BAG family molecular chaperone regulator 5, mitochondrial-like — MVAEEPFLVSSSLYHWMTTMMVAGDGMAGHPRTVMEIPIESPESGSSIPVAVAFTHSPARQESAAVEIQAAYRGHLVQVLVRIVRQVKQEADRLEAVLQAQETVDRVRTDPRERLRLNEELMRLLLRLDSVPGLVPSVRDLRRRVSRKIVDLQEILDAVASTRLVGRLRWMCPTSWHDPEDEEEEGERRVRALAHDVDDDDEGLLRLWGLQSVLQF, encoded by the coding sequence ATGGTGGCAGAGGAGCCATTTCTGGTCTCTTCTTCCTTGTACCACTGGATGACCACCATGATGGTCGCAGGCGACGGAATGGCCGGCCATCCAAGAACGGTCATGGAGATCCCTATCGAATCCCCAGAGAGCGGCTCCTCAATCCCCGTTGCCGTGGCCTTCACCCACTCCCCGGCCCGTCAGGAAAGTGCGGCCGTCGAAATCCAGGCTGCCTACAGAGGCCACCTGGTCCAGGTGTTGGTACGAATTGTTCGTCAAGTGAAGCAGGAAGCCGACCGGCTGGAGGCCGTTCTCCAGGCGCAGGAGACGGTGGACAGGGTGCGGACCGACCCAAGGGAGAGGCTCCGCCTCAACGAGGAGCTCATGCGGCTGCTTCTCCGCCTCGACTCCGTCCCCGGGCTTGTCCCCTCCGTCAGGGATCTCAGGCGGCGTGTCAGCCGGAAGATCGTCGACCTGCAGGAGATTCTCGACGCCGTTGCCTCCACCCGTCTAGTCGGGCGGCTCCGCTGGATGTGTCCGACTAGTTGGCATGACccagaagacgaagaagaagaaggagagaggagAGTTCGCGCCCTTGCCCACGACGTCGACGATGATGACGAGGGTTTGCTGAGACTCTGGGGTTTGCAGAGTGTTTTGCAATTTTAA